The following proteins are encoded in a genomic region of Stigmatopora nigra isolate UIUO_SnigA chromosome 3, RoL_Snig_1.1, whole genome shotgun sequence:
- the rpl12 gene encoding large ribosomal subunit protein uL11, which produces MPPKFDPGEIKVVYMRCTGGEVGATSALAPKIGPLGLSPKKVGDDIAKATADWKGLRITVKLTIQNRQAAIEVVPSASALIIKALKEPPRDRKKVKNIKHSGSVTFDEIVGVARVMRPRSIAREMSGTIKEILGTAQSVGCTVDGRPPHDVIDDINSGKIECPSE; this is translated from the exons ATGCCTCCCAAATTCGACCCCGGCGAGATTAAAGTTG TGTACATGAGGTGTACAGGAGGAGAAGTCGGAGCCACATCAGCTCTGGCTCCCAAAATTGGGCCCCTGGGTCTT TCTCCCAAGAAAGTTGGTGATGACATTGCCAAGGCCACCGCTGACTGGAAAGGCCTGAGGATCACAGTCAAGCTGACGATCCAGAACAGACAGGCTGCG ATTGAGGTGGTTCCCTCTGCTTCAGCGCTCATTATCAAAGCTCTTAAAGAGCCCCCTCGTGATAGGAAGAAGGTCAAGAACA TCAAGCACAGTGGAAGTGTGACCTTTGATGAAATCGTGGGTGTTGCTCGTGTCATGCGGCCTCGTTCCATTGCCAGAGAGATGTCAG GAACTATCAAGGAGATTCTGGGCACAGCTCAGTCTGTTGGCTGCACCGTTGACGGTCGTCCACCTCACGATGTCATCGATGACATCAATAGTGGAAAAATCGAGTGCCCATCTGAGTAA
- the pole3 gene encoding DNA polymerase epsilon subunit 3 codes for MAERPEDLNLPNAVITRIIKEALPDGVNVSKEARRAISQAASVFVLYATSCANNFAIKAKRKTLNAGDVLAAMEEMEFERFMEPLREALEVYKKDQKGKKEVSEQKRKDKEKKTDCGIDKSREEEEEEEHMEEEPDAENEGEEEEVEN; via the exons ATGGCAGAAAGGCCAGAAGATCTGAATCTCCCTAACGCGGTGATTACTCGCATCATCAAGGAGGCG CTCCCGGATGGAGTGAATGTGTCAAAAGAAGCACGAAGAGCAATTTCCCAAGCTgccagtgtgtttgtgttgtatgCAACATCATG CGCAAACAACTTTGCCATAAAAGCCAAACGGAAAACTTTAAATGCAGGGGACGTCTTAGCTGCAATGGAGGAAATGGAGTTTGAGCGCTTCATGGAGCCTCTCCGAGAAGCATTGGAAG TGtacaaaaaggaccaaaagggaaaaaaggaagTGTCTGAACAAAAACGCAAGGATAAAGAAAAGAAGACAGACTGTGGAATTGATAAGAGcagagaggaggaagaggaggaggaacacATGGAAGAAGAACCAGATGCAGAAAATGAAGGGGAAGAAGAGGAGGTGGAAAACTAA